A stretch of Exiguobacterium sp. BMC-KP DNA encodes these proteins:
- a CDS encoding PBSX family phage terminase large subunit — translation MIEGPVVSIKDLIGGGYNRFWHDKSFYRVVKGSRGSKKSKTAAINFVERIMKHPWANLLVVRRFSNTLKQSTYTDLKWAIARLGVKHLWKTNESLPELTYKPTGQKILFRGLDDPLKITSITVEHGMLCWAWFEEAFEIETEHKFSTVVESIRGSHESDDFFKQVTITFNPWSERHWLKKVFFDEATRRSNTFSTTTTFRVNEWLDEVDRARYEDLYHTNPRRAKIVCDGEWGIADGLVFERFRVEEFTRRDDLPNYAGLDFGFATDPTAFIDIQVDEENKKLYVCDEHYQTGMLNSEIASMLKYKQVHKRHIVADSAEPKTIEELRRSGITRVTGARKGKDSVMHGITRLQEYEIIIHPRCTNFIIEINNYVWDKDRLSGESVNKPIDDYNHLMDALRYAVEYLHVKPKKRREGRKLSF, via the coding sequence ATGATTGAGGGTCCAGTCGTCAGCATCAAAGACTTAATCGGAGGCGGATACAACCGCTTCTGGCATGACAAATCGTTCTACCGCGTCGTCAAGGGATCACGGGGGTCGAAGAAATCGAAGACCGCTGCCATCAACTTCGTCGAACGGATCATGAAACACCCGTGGGCGAACCTACTCGTCGTGCGCCGCTTCTCGAATACGCTCAAGCAATCGACGTATACCGACTTGAAGTGGGCGATCGCACGGCTAGGCGTCAAACACCTGTGGAAGACGAATGAGTCCCTGCCGGAACTGACGTACAAGCCGACGGGGCAAAAGATTCTGTTCCGCGGACTGGATGACCCACTCAAGATTACGTCGATTACTGTCGAGCACGGCATGCTTTGTTGGGCATGGTTCGAGGAAGCGTTCGAGATCGAGACGGAGCACAAGTTCTCGACGGTCGTGGAATCGATTCGGGGGAGTCATGAGTCGGACGACTTCTTCAAGCAGGTCACGATCACGTTCAACCCGTGGAGTGAGCGGCACTGGCTCAAGAAGGTCTTCTTCGATGAAGCGACGCGACGAAGTAACACATTCAGCACGACGACGACGTTCCGCGTCAATGAATGGCTCGATGAGGTGGATAGAGCACGCTACGAGGACTTGTATCACACGAACCCACGCCGGGCGAAGATTGTTTGCGACGGCGAGTGGGGGATTGCTGATGGACTGGTATTCGAACGGTTCCGTGTCGAGGAATTCACACGACGGGACGACCTTCCGAACTATGCCGGACTCGACTTCGGGTTTGCGACCGATCCGACCGCGTTCATCGACATTCAGGTGGATGAGGAGAACAAGAAGCTATACGTCTGTGACGAGCATTACCAGACGGGCATGCTCAACAGCGAGATTGCTTCGATGCTTAAGTACAAGCAGGTCCACAAGCGCCATATCGTTGCCGACAGCGCGGAGCCGAAGACGATTGAGGAATTACGTCGCTCTGGCATCACCCGTGTCACAGGGGCACGTAAGGGCAAGGACAGCGTCATGCACGGGATCACCCGCTTGCAGGAGTACGAGATTATCATTCATCCTCGCTGTACGAACTTCATCATCGAGATCAACAACTATGTCTGGGACAAGGACCGCTTGAGTGGCGAGTCCGTCAACAAGCCGATTGACGATTACAACCACTTGATGGACGCGCTTAGGTATGCCGTCGAGTATCTCCACGTCAAGCCGAAGAAGCGACGTGAGGGAAGAAAATTGAGTTTCTAG
- a CDS encoding terminase small subunit: MTPKQQRFCDEYLIDLNATQAAIRAGYSEKTAAVIGVQNLTKLNIRSYIDERMKSKTTALIASQDEVLEYLTGVLRGEEKGTVLVGQGQGFQIVSKETPTVSERTKAAELLGKRYRLFTDVTELEVKTPTFVEDVPEDD; this comes from the coding sequence ATGACACCAAAGCAACAACGATTTTGTGACGAATATCTGATTGATTTGAACGCAACACAGGCGGCAATACGGGCAGGATACAGCGAAAAAACAGCAGCGGTAATTGGAGTGCAGAACTTAACAAAACTTAATATTCGTTCCTATATAGACGAACGGATGAAAAGTAAGACCACCGCCCTCATCGCCTCGCAAGACGAAGTCCTAGAGTACCTCACGGGCGTCCTACGCGGAGAAGAAAAGGGGACCGTCCTCGTCGGACAGGGGCAAGGTTTCCAGATCGTGTCGAAAGAGACGCCAACCGTATCCGAACGGACGAAAGCCGCTGAACTGCTCGGGAAACGCTACCGCTTGTTCACGGACGTCACGGAGTTAGAGGTCAAGACACCGACGTTCGTCGAGGATGTGCCCGAGGATGATTGA
- a CDS encoding dUTPase: protein MTHEPRPLILSLDTLEAICQKQVTLDESICASRGITPDEFANDLHTKRYVAMVVEAGETINETKTFKYWSNGKCDPKKLLEEAIDWLHFYASLLMTDHPKASARRVEYERALFEQDTLFLQNEKLDRLYLCLMQSDRNAKMFAAWSIILEWFGYTETDIIGMYEHKQGINYRRIMEAY, encoded by the coding sequence ATGACACACGAACCACGCCCACTCATCCTCTCGCTTGACACACTCGAAGCGATTTGCCAGAAACAAGTCACGCTCGATGAAAGCATCTGCGCGTCACGCGGCATCACACCGGATGAATTTGCGAACGATCTGCACACAAAACGCTATGTCGCGATGGTCGTCGAAGCGGGAGAGACCATCAACGAGACGAAGACGTTCAAATACTGGAGCAACGGGAAGTGCGACCCAAAGAAGTTGCTCGAGGAAGCAATCGACTGGCTCCACTTCTACGCCTCGCTGCTCATGACGGATCACCCGAAGGCATCTGCGCGGCGCGTGGAATACGAGCGGGCACTGTTCGAGCAGGACACGCTGTTTCTCCAGAACGAGAAGCTCGACCGGCTCTACCTCTGTTTGATGCAATCTGATCGCAACGCGAAGATGTTCGCCGCATGGTCCATCATCCTCGAATGGTTCGGGTACACGGAGACGGACATCATCGGCATGTATGAACACAAACAAGGCATCAACTACCGTCGCATCATGGAGGCATACTGA